A window of Cygnus atratus isolate AKBS03 ecotype Queensland, Australia chromosome 24, CAtr_DNAZoo_HiC_assembly, whole genome shotgun sequence contains these coding sequences:
- the BAK1 gene encoding bcl-2 homologous antagonist/killer, with protein MGQTVPSSSPALLASFPRAAPLRSGEEAGRERRGWGSSPGGCVRAPRDPPGPPGPRREPVKLILPSISAMASGNDGDPPGAHGRQGSNGRRLSQELNSEDQVVQETEEVFRSYAFYRYQQEREESGEEVPLDPEIAEIQQELGSTGSLVGRRLAIIGDDINKRYDAEFRYMLKSLQPTKENAYEYFTTIASSLFESGINWGRVIALLAFGYCMAIHVYQHGITGFLRRIARYVTEFMLRNRIAQWIAQQGGWVAALDLDNVYMKYMLAVVALVMVGHLVVRRFFRP; from the exons ATGGGGCAGACAG ttccctcctcctccccggccCTGCTCGCTTCCTtcccccgcgccgcgccgctgCGCTccggggaggaggcaggaaggGAGCGGCGGGGAtggggcagctccccggggggATGCGTTAGGGCTCCCCGcgacccccccggcccccctggACCCCGCCGGGAGCCG GTAAAGCTGATCCTCCCCAGCATCTCTGCGATGGCCTCAGGGAACGACGGAGACCCACCGGGGGCCCACGGACGCCAGGGCAGCAATGGGCGCAGGCTGTCACAAGAGCTCAATTCAG AAGACCAGGTGGTTCAGGAGACCGAGGAGGTGTTTCGGAGCTACGCCTTCTACCGCTACcaacaggagagagaagagagcgGGGAAGAAGTGCCCTTGGACCCGGAGATTGCGGAGATCCAGCAAGAGCTGGGCAG CACCGGGAGCCTGGTGGGGAGGCGCCTGGCCATCATCGGCGATGACATTAACAAGCGGTACGACGCCGAGTTTCGCTACATGCTGAAATCCTTGCAGCCCACCAAGGAGAACGCCTACGAGTACTTCACCACAATCGCCTCCAG CCTGTTCGAAAGCGGCATTAACTGGGGCCGGGTGATCGCATTGCTGGCCTTCGGCTACTGCATGGCCATCCACGTCTACCAGCACGGCATAACGGGCTTCCTCCGCCGCATCGCCCGCTACGTGACGGAGTTCATGCTGCGCAACCGCATCGCCCAGTGGATCGCCCAGCAGGGAGGATGG GTGGCTGCACTCGATCTGGACAATGTTTACATGAAGTACATGCTGGCGGTGGTGGCCCTGGTGATGGTGGGGCATTTAGTGGTACGACGCTTCTTCAGGCCCTGA